Below is a genomic region from Vicinamibacteria bacterium.
TGGACTATTCGAAAGTTAGCTTCTGTCGCTCCTGTCCCTGGATGAGCTCGATGGTTATGGTCTTGGGGGGGGCAACCACCCTCGTCGCTCGACGAATCTTGGGCTGCGCCTCGTCGACCGGAATCGAGGATCCCCCGTAGAGTGCGGGTTTCTTGACCGCTGCCGGGTCGGAGTGCAAGTCGTCCAGGGGGTTCCTCAGAGCGAGCTGGATGCGACCATCCGAGGCCGCCAGTGCCAGTTTCTGGGCGTCCTCGGGGGCCACGAGCAGCGTCACAACCGTGACGTCGAACGCGGCGCCATCCTCGCCCTGTTCGGTTTGTGAGCCTGCCGACATGACCTGCACGTTCTCGAGAATCACCTTGGATGTGTCCGATCCGCGCTGGCGATCGAGAGACCCGGTCAGGATCACGTCGACCTTCGTTCCTGGC
It encodes:
- the cpaB gene encoding Flp pilus assembly protein CpaB; its protein translation is MNRARMLALAAVSLVLSFVVSIIAYNILRNITEAKGNEIKVVVAAERIPLGSRIQRTQLRTVSWPQSAPLEGSFADPEELVGRGVVVPIAASEPIMVSKLAPKEGGAGLSWAIPEGLRAVAVRVDEVIGVAGFVLPGTKVDVILTGSLDRQRGSDTSKVILENVQVMSAGSQTEQGEDGAAFDVTVVTLLVAPEDAQKLALAASDGRIQLALRNPLDDLHSDPAAVKKPALYGGSSIPVDEAQPKIRRATRVVAPPKTITIELIQGQERQKLTFE